A stretch of DNA from Methanosarcinales archaeon:
ACCAACATCAATAGATGCACTTAAATCAGAATTCGGACCAAGGTTATCAGGAATAGCTCTGGGCTGGCTGCGTAAGAAAGGCTGGGCACAGATCAAAGATGGGAACCTGATACCTGAAAGTATTCCTCCTAAGGGAGACGATGAAGAAGCACTTGCACAATTATTGGACACTCCGGGATTAGAGATTCCTAAAAAAGTTGTACAGGACCTGGCCAAACGAAATCTCATAGAAGTAAATGAAGAGAAGACAAGAACCATAATTATCACTGATTCAGGATTAAACGTTTTTCAGGCAGGGATCACCCTGGAAGAAGAAGAAGTGGCACAGCTCAATGCTGATCTTATAAGGACAGGGGCCTGGAAACAAAAAAAGCTGCGTTCCTACGACATCAATACACCCGTGGTACCGATCTACGGCGCCAAGATCCATCCGTACCAGCGCCTCATAGATGAGATGCGCCAGATATTCCTTGAGATGGGATTTACCGAGATCAAGGGAGATATTATCCAGAGCAGTTTCTGGAACTTTGATGCTCTGTTCCAACCTCAGGACCACTCTGCCAGGGAAATGCAGGATACGTTCCATTTAGACAGCACCAGTGATCTGCCCCCGGAATATACTGATACTGTAGCAGCTATGCATGAACACGGCGGCAATATCAGCAGTAAGGGCTGGGGCGGTACCTGGAACAAGGACGTTGCAAAGATGAACGTGTTACGTACCCATACTACAGCTATTACCATTCACTACCTGGCAGATAATCCAGACCCTCCGGTAAAGGCCTTCTGCATTGACCGTGCCTACCGCAGAGAGACCATTGACCCAACCCACACCCCTGAATTCGAGCAGCTTGAAGGCGTGGTAATGGATGAGGGTATGAGCTTTGCCGATCTCCTGGGTTTGCTTACTATGTTCTACCACAGGATGGGGTTCACTGATGTCAGGTTCAGACCAGCATATTTCCCTTATACCGAACCCAGCGTGGAACCCGAGGTATATATTGAGGGCATGGGCTGGATAGAACTGGGCGGTGCAGGAGTATTCCGAAAAGAGGTCACTGAACCGCTTGGAATCAAACAGCCTGTCCTGGCATGGGGATTAGGGGTGAGCAGACTCGCTATGTTACGGTTAGGACTGCGTGATCTGAGGGAACTGTACCAGTCAGATATTGACTGGCTCAGGAAAAGCCCGGTCTCAGGGACCAAAAATAAATAAATAATAATATTTTTTTTTTAAAAAAAATACTATGATGGGAATAATCCCAGCAATTGGATCGAATCCGCAACTCTCTTTACGCCAACTCCGAGGGCGGCATCCCGCATACTAAGTCCCATTCTCTCTCTTGTATCCCACACATTACGGAATGACTCGACCAACTTTTGTTCCTGCTGCTGGTTCACTTCGGTCAAGCTCCAATGCTGCCTGTTAATGTTCTGAACCCATTCAAGATAACTGACCATAACACCACCGGAGTTAGCCAGAATATCAGGCACCAGGAATACTCCGTTTCTATTGAGTATCATATCTGCTTCGGTAGTGGTGGGACCATTTGCTCCTTCAACTATTACTTTTGCTTTGATATTGCCAGCATTTTGATCTGTGATCTGATTCCCCAGAGCAGAAGGGACCAGGAAATCACATTCAAGTTCTAATATTTCATTATTTGACAGATTCTCTGTTCCTGGAAATCCCACAACTGTCCCTGTTTCGATCTTATAGGCCAGGACTTTACTTGGATCAAATCCTTCTGGATTGTAAATACCGCCCTGAGAGTCACTCACACCAATGATCTTACACCCCATGCTATATAGCGTCAAAGCAGCATGTACTCCAACATTACCAAATCCCTGAATTACTACCGGGGCATCCTTCATATTCATACCCAGGGCCTTTGCCGCTTCTCTTAAGCATATAGCAGTTCCTCTGCCAGTGGCTTCTGTGCGGCCTTCACTACCCCCAAGTCCGATTGGTTTTCCTGTCACCACTTCAGGTACTGAATACCCTTTCAAAACACTGTACGTATCCATGATCCAGGCCATGGTCTGGGCATCGGTGTACATATCAGGTGCCGGGACATCTCTGTAAGGACCTATGAATTGGGAGATCATGGTCGTATACCGCCTGGTCAAGTGTTCCTTTTCTCTGACTGACATTTCCTTGGTATCACATACGATGCCTCCTTTAGCACCACCGTACGGAATATCTATTACAGCACACTTCCATGTCATCCACATAGCCAGTGCTTTCACTTCATCCATGGACACTTCGTGATGATATCTGATACCCCCTTTATACGGTCCCCGCGCATCATTATGCTGGACACGGTATCCGGTGAATACTTTGACCTCTCCGCTGTCCATATTGATGGGTAAGGTTACTATATGAACCATTTTAGGATGGATGAGAATTTCATGTATCCCAGGGTCCAGGTCCATCTGGTCTGAGCAGATCCTGAGCTGATTACAGGCATTTTCATATGGATTTTTATCATCACTCATTTTAACTCCTCATAAAATAACATAAATAATTTAAAATTTTACTATAATATCCTTTTGATTTGAGACTGAGATTGCTAAATCTCAGTTTGTTTTGCAACACAGAATCTGCAAAGGGCTTCATCGTTATCTTCCTGTTTATCCTTTACAGGACAATAGTAATCTTCCCCTACCTTTTCGACAAAAAATCCACCTGGGAACGGAGTTCCTTCAGGATGTGGAGGTGTTTGTGTGATAAAAATATTATAGATTGCACAAAGGTAATACAACACTGTCATTTGTGGAAGATCTTCTTCGGCTGCACCATTGATTTTGTGATGAAAATTTTTCAGGAAATCCTGGTACTGGTTAATATCCAGTTCATGATCTCCGGATTCAATATTTGAAATTATATTCTTGAAATTGCAGAAAATCTGTTCAGATAATTTTTCCTTATATACCTTTTTATATTTGGGGGGGAGATACCTGCATTCTTGTTCCATAGAAGCATGAATCTTCATAAGATCAAAAATACTGTAAGCAGCAAATTCTTTTTTCAGTATTGATAGCAGTGTCTCACGGTCACATACACATTCATGCATTTCCTTGATACCTTCCAGCTTTTTGAATGGAGCCATCAATAATTCAAACGTATTGAATGATATAAAAATTATATCGTAATTATTGTTGAATATAAAGAAATTTTTATTCTCATCAGCTTATATCATGAAAATATACCCACATGATCCTGATGATATCCATAGTTTCCACCCTCCCATCAGCTTTCCGTTTCAGTATCCACCCGATGGCCCATATCTCCTCACCCTTGATAGCTGAGTATATATCAGGGTCAACCATGAACTCCGGGTCAGGATAGCAGCACCAACCACATTGTTCGCATTTGAATCCCACTTCCCTGAGAACATGAGTCACATCATCATTAAATAATATTTAAATTGACATGAAAAATCGGCAAAAATCAGGGCACATTTTCCCAATGATTTCAATCCTTTAATTCTCCAATTTTTAAGTAATCTTATTTTTCATTATGCTTAGGCATCTATTAGAATATTTCTACAAATTGAATCAACCAAATAAATTATATGATAGGAAAGCGATTTCCGTTTAGTGATAGGTTATGGAATTTAGTTCAATAGACTCATTAAACGTTTATTTCTTCCTTTGGGCAGCAATATTGATTTTTTTTCATGAAAGCGGGCTTTATTCTGCTGGAGATCGGGCAGATACGGCAAAAGAACGTGGGCACACACATGACCCTGAAATTCTTGGACCTTGCCACTGTACTTATCCTGTACTTCTTTATAGGATATGGTGTAGCCTACGGTTTCCAATATATTGGAGGCGGGCTTATTCCCGCGGGCACCGAACCAGGCAGTTTCGCCCACTTCATGAAAATGGTGATGTTCGCAGTGGCAGCAGTCACTATTGTATCAGGAGCTGTGGCTGAGAGGATCAAGATCAGCGGCTATATGATCGGTGCCATTGTAATCGGGACCCTGATCTATCCTATCTATGAAGGGCTTGCATGGGGTTCATTCATGGGAGGGTTCTTAGGAGATCTGGGATATCATGATTTTGCAGGAGCAGGAGTTGTCCATCTAATGGGTGGCACACTGGGCATCATGGCCGCATGGGTGCTTGGACCGAGATTGGGCCGGTATGATGAGAACGGCAAACCAGTTCCCATACCATGCCACAATGTCCCGTTTGTGGTTATTGGAGCATTCATCCTGGCATTCGGATGGTTCGGGTTCAACATAGGTAGTGCCTCATTCATAGGTCCGGACGGGGCCAACCTAGCCTCTGTGGCTGTGATCACAGCCCTGTCCATGGCTGCCGCGATACTTACGTCAGCCCTTATAACAAAAGGTGACCCAATATGGTGTTCCAATGGGATGTGTGCAGGATTAGTAGCCATTTGTGCCGGAGCCGACCTGTTCACAACGTCTTCAAATTTGTAGAAGAAAAAGGTATTGATGATACATGCGGTGTAACCCCTGTACACGCAGTTTC
This window harbors:
- a CDS encoding DUF2115 domain-containing protein, which encodes MAPFKKLEGIKEMHECVCDRETLLSILKKEFAAYSIFDLMKIHASMEQECRYLPPKYKKVYKEKLSEQIFCNFKNIISNIESGDHELDINQYQDFLKNFHHKINGAAEEDLPQMTVLYYLCAIYNIFITQTPPHPEGTPFPGGFFVEKVGEDYYCPVKDKQEDNDEALCRFCVAKQTEI
- a CDS encoding Glu/Leu/Phe/Val dehydrogenase; translation: MSDDKNPYENACNQLRICSDQMDLDPGIHEILIHPKMVHIVTLPINMDSGEVKVFTGYRVQHNDARGPYKGGIRYHHEVSMDEVKALAMWMTWKCAVIDIPYGGAKGGIVCDTKEMSVREKEHLTRRYTTMISQFIGPYRDVPAPDMYTDAQTMAWIMDTYSVLKGYSVPEVVTGKPIGLGGSEGRTEATGRGTAICLREAAKALGMNMKDAPVVIQGFGNVGVHAALTLYSMGCKIIGVSDSQGGIYNPEGFDPSKVLAYKIETGTVVGFPGTENLSNNEILELECDFLVPSALGNQITDQNAGNIKAKVIVEGANGPTTTEADMILNRNGVFLVPDILANSGGVMVSYLEWVQNINRQHWSLTEVNQQQEQKLVESFRNVWDTRERMGLSMRDAALGVGVKRVADSIQLLGLFPS
- a CDS encoding phenylalanine--tRNA ligase subunit alpha, with translation MADDTQKDLTPNEKQVLLALGKLKTADPQTLSNASDLSVEAAIQSSFLLQEKGLAQVSEEIIEKYHLTEEGKEYAVSGLPERQIIEKVTSPTSIDALKSEFGPRLSGIALGWLRKKGWAQIKDGNLIPESIPPKGDDEEALAQLLDTPGLEIPKKVVQDLAKRNLIEVNEEKTRTIIITDSGLNVFQAGITLEEEEVAQLNADLIRTGAWKQKKLRSYDINTPVVPIYGAKIHPYQRLIDEMRQIFLEMGFTEIKGDIIQSSFWNFDALFQPQDHSAREMQDTFHLDSTSDLPPEYTDTVAAMHEHGGNISSKGWGGTWNKDVAKMNVLRTHTTAITIHYLADNPDPPVKAFCIDRAYRRETIDPTHTPEFEQLEGVVMDEGMSFADLLGLLTMFYHRMGFTDVRFRPAYFPYTEPSVEPEVYIEGMGWIELGGAGVFRKEVTEPLGIKQPVLAWGLGVSRLAMLRLGLRDLRELYQSDIDWLRKSPVSGTKNK